A stretch of DNA from Poecile atricapillus isolate bPoeAtr1 chromosome 28, bPoeAtr1.hap1, whole genome shotgun sequence:
ctaataataataataataataataataataataataataataataataataataataatgataataataataataataataataataattcccTCTAAGTGCAGTCCTGAGTGCTCTCTCCCACTGTGGATTTGGGAGCAGCTCACACATCTTCCCAGACTCGGGATCATctccttggggttttttttttgctgtcacTTTTCCATAAAACATTCCTCACAATCACAGAGCCCGAGCAGTGGGATGCTCCTGGGaaccccagccccatcccaaaTATGGATCCCTGTGTTTTCTCcccaggaaaatgttttctctccAGCATCTCGATCCTGGGAAGTCTCTCCGAGCTGGATGAAATCTGCCAGTGAATTTGGgatttcccagcagcaggctcagggaatCTTGCAGTTGGCTCTGGAATTCTTTCCAGAGCATCCCCCGAGCTCTTCCCATGGAGCAGAGGAAGGTTCCCAGTGCCAAGTGCATCTGAGGCCAGGCAGATCCCGGGATCTGCTGGGAACACGTGTGAGAGGCAttgggaaaagcaaggaaatgttTACGCTGGGAGGGGACTGTTGAcagtgcagctccagcagctgacGCTGTTCAGGGCAGCATTGcaatattctgcattttttattgCTCCTCTCCTGGGGGTCaggcagaggggaaggatcagatggggctggcagggatggccaggacagggagggtggtgaggaggagctgtgctTTGGTGGACTCTGGGACATTCCTTGGAGATTGTGGCCCCAGGAGATGTTTGAGTGGTGTCTGGAGCCCCACATGTGCTGCAGCGGTGCCAGAGGAGAtctggaaaatgtggaaaatgtgttttgtgcTGGGAGAAGGGAGCTCGAGGTGCCTGTGTTCTCTGGGGTGGCTCTCGAGGTGGGGAATTTGCCTTCcaagtgctcccagttcccgtCTGGCCGGGTGGGTTTCTGCCATTCCGTGTTCATGTCAAACCAGCCTGTCTCTCTTGTTCTGTTTTTAGCATGGCTGACAAGAACAGCACCCTGAAATGCACGTTCTCTGCTCCTGGCCACAGCACCACGCTGCTGCAGGGACTGGCCTCGCTCCGAGCCCAGGCTCAGCTGCTTGATGTCATCCTCACTATAAATAATGAAGTGTTTCAGGTTCATAAAGTTGTCTTGGCTGCCTGCAGTGACTATTTCAGGTGAGAATCCCGTAGGGAAGCAGGCACTTTCACCTTTCCCAGGGGTTTTGTGTGTCCCCATCCTCCCCCACCACACCCCAACCTCCCCACCCCACAGAAGCCTTTGGAGGTTTGGTTTGCTCCAGGGATGTCCTGCAGGCAGGTGGAGCTTCAGGATCAGCCCCTCTGCACTCAGGATggttcagctccagctgctgggccAAGGCAGGAGTCCAAGCTCAGCTTTTGACCCCACCTGGGCAGGTGTTGATGCTTTTGTTGTGGTTTGGAGGTGGCAGCGAGGGCTCCAGAATGAGGCACActgttaccactgaagatgaacagatcacacggacacaggtcgaggtgtggtgaaagaaagagaaagtttatttttccctccaggatttacaggtttctgaccacggccagggattggatggtcaggataacactttctcactgcactggccaggagagatgcccatcacaagacgtggaacagaaagaatggaCACATCTCTATGTTTAAaattactgtcctgggaaagtccttagaaaaccatgtcagcaagctcaatagctgagttttcagggtgacagcaCCCCATGCTGCTGTTCCCTTTGGGCACCactgctgtgtgtgcagggctccctgcccagggcaccaCGGTCCTGAGTGATCCCAGAAGATCCCAGGAGgattttcccagctgctggggttGGAAACAGAAGCACGATGAGGAGTTCCCACACCCAGATTAGTGCAGAGGGAATTGCAGGGCAGGGAATTCAGTCCTGAGTGGAAAGAGGTTTTTTATctgtcacagaatcactgggttgttgttgaggttggaaaagatctccaggTTCATCGAGCTCAACCTTGTCACCGGAGCactgagtgctgtgtccaggaattccttggacacctccaggggtgggggctccaaacctccctgggcagcccctgccaaagCCTGACCACCTTTTAAATGGGGAAATGTTCCCAAAATCCGCCCTGAGCCTctcctgaggccgttccctcttgtcctggtgtcccctgggagcagagctgtccttgtcctggtgtcccctggctgtcccctcctgtccaaaattcctcctgagcctccttttctcctcctgagccccttcccagctccctcagaacCGATTCTCTCTGTCAAACACTCTTGGAACAGCTCTGGCTGGGAATGACCTTGAGTCTGGGATCTTTTTGGGGTGGCACCAGTGGCAGTGTGAAGTGAGGAACGTTCTGGAAACACCATGAGCAGGGCAGGCTCAGActcagggagagctgggatccaCTCCAGGCTCTGGGAGGGGTGGAAAAGCGCCTGTGGATGGGATTTGCCATCCCTTGACATGCAGGTAAACAAAGACCCATCCAtccttcagctgctcccagttcattttccctgctctcccctcctctctcccaggGGTAACACCAACCTTGCCGGTTTATCCCACACACAATtcatcctggagctgctctccccCCAAATGCTAAAGGCACTGTTCTGttcctccctgctggctgcagggccactgccaggctgCTTTCAGGGTTGAAATCTAATTGCTGAGTAGGTTCCTCCTTAGAACTTCAGTGGTGCTAAAGAAAGTTGTCCTGGGGAAACAATGGCAGAATAATCCAGCTTTTGAAAACactctgtggggtttttttttcctttggttttttttttttttttttttttttttatcctgtgggaagggggagggaaaagATTGAAATTGAAGCATTTATATAATCAGCATTTTAGAACCATAACGCTTTTCGAAGGGAATTGCATTTTAGTTGATGATTTATCTTCAGCATGGCAACAATAAAACGCTTTCCTCTCGCTGCTCAGCTGGTGCAGGAGCACACACGTGGCCAAGTGTCCTCTGGGCTgagggatcagggctgggatattCAGGGATTTCAGCAGGATTCTCTCATCTGCTGCACGGACAAATAATTGGGAACAGCGTTCCTGGTCACTGGGTTACAGCAGGCTGAGCTCACAGGCAGATATTTCCTTCTTTAGGTCATTTAGGATTTCTtgggtttgtgctggaaggCAGCAGGTTTTCTAGCCCGGTTTGGACAGGAAACTTGGAACTCCTGTCTTCTGACAGTGTTCCCAAGATGTTCCTTTATTCCTGTGTCCGTGCAGGGTCTGGTCAGCATTTTTTGGGGCTGACTCGCACCTTGGAGTCGGTGCAGGCGGCTCTGGTGACACCACGGATTTACCTTTCccatggaaaagagaaggtggaaaaaaaccaacccaaaatgTGCAGTTTTGAGGCGTTTTGTGTGACAATTCATGGACTTGCTGGGACATGTGTGTGGTGACACTCCCCGTGTCACTCCGTGTCACCTGCTCTGCCTTTACCTGAGCCAaaactcctctgcctcctctcctGGAGCACCATGGGCTGCAAACCTTTCCCCCCAGCCACAAAACCCTCTGGGATGGGCTCTAAATGGCCCAAAGggccaaaaatgacccaaaccCCACGAGCTCAACCCCGTCCCCATCCTGCCCCCGGCGCTGGGAGCGCGGCCTCCCGGCCCCGGGCGTGGAATGCGCTTCCTGTGGAATTTTGGAGCCTCCCAAGGAGGTGATCCCTGAGCTCAGCGTGGCCTGGGCGAGCGATGTGCTCGCAGCTGTGCTGTAACTGAGccttttcccccccatttttgtTTAATTGCCTGTCAGCCCCCTGCTGCCGGCCTTGCCGGAGGGGCTGCGGCTCCCATTTTTCCAGGCTTTGGGAAGGAGCCCTGGAGGAGAGGTTCTGCTGGAAGACCAAAGCTGTTCCTGAGATGGGTTGCACCTGCACTTTTTGAGCCGTTTCGTGGCTCCCTGTGAGGTAACAGGCCCGAAATTTGCTGCCAGGAATCACCGTGGCCTCCTACCACGGGGTTTTCCTTCCTTGTGCTCCCAAATCCTAAACCTAAAACCCTCCAGGGCGCAGCTCCCGATCCCTGCTGGTGCAGCTCCCGTGGGATCCGTTCTTGTCGGAGATCACGGGTTCATTGGTGTCCAGAATTGTTCACTGcctgctctggcagctctgcctcctcctggagcTCGGTCCTGTGGTCTGCTCTTAATTCCTGCTGCCAGTGGGATTGAAAACCTTCTCCAGTTGCTGAGTATTGCTGCTCAGCGCGCTGTTTATGCAAGCCTTATGTAAGTCATCGCACACTCTCATTCCTCCCGGCTCGCAGAGATTTAGCCTTGATTTAttccccccttccccagcctAGGAGAGTCAGAGTGTTGAAGAAAATCCAATTCCGAGGTGCTGCATCTTTTGCTTCACCGGGGGCGGGgattttttctctgtgttcgTGTCGCTGACCTGCAGGGCGATGTTCACGGGAGGGATGAGAGAAGCCAGCCAGGACGTGATCGAGCTCAAAGGCGTTTCTGCCAAGGGCCTGAAGCACATCATCGACTTCGCCTACAGCGCCGAGGTGACGCTGGACCTCGACTGCATCCAGGACGTGCTGGGAGCCGCCGTCTTCCTGCAGATGGTGCCGGTGGTGGAGCTGTGCGAGGAGTTCCTGAAGTCGGCCATGAGCGTGGAGACGTGCCTCAACATCGGCCAGATGGCCACCACCTTCAGCCTGGCCTCCCTCAAGGAATCCGTGGACGCCTTCACCTTCAGGCACTTCCTGCAGATCTCCGAGGAGGAGGATTTCCTCCACCTGCCCCTGGAGCGCCTGGTGTTCTTCCTGCGGAGCAACAAGCTCAAGAGCTGCAGCGAGATCGAGCTGTTCCGCGCCGCCGTGCGCTGGCTGCAGTTCGACCCCGCGCGCCGCGCCAGCGCCAGCCGCGTGCTCTGCCACATCCGCTTCCCTCTGATGAAATCCTCGGAGCTGGTGGACAGCGTGCAGACCCTGGACATCATGGTGGAGGACGTGCTGTGCCGCCAGTACCTGCTGGAGGCCTTCAACTACCAGATCCTGCCCTTCCGGCAGCACGAGATGCAGTCTCCGCGCACGGCCATCCGCTCCGACGTGCTGTCCCTCGTCACCTTCGGCGGCACCCCCTACACCGACAACGACCGCACCGTCAGCTCCAAGGTCTTCTGCCTGCCCGACGCCGGCGGCCGCCAGTTCCGCGAGCTGAGCGAGATGGAGGTGGGCAGCAGCCACTCCTGCGTGGCCGTGCTGGACAACTTCGTCTACCTGGTgggagggcagcagctgcagtaCCGCAGCGGGGAGGGCGCCGTGGACGTCTCCTACCGCTACGACCCCCACCTGAACCGGTGGCTGCGCATCCAGGCcatgcaggagagcaggatcCAGTTCCAGCTCAACGTCCTGCGCGGCATGGTTTACGCCACGGGCGGCCGCAACCGCTCGGGCAGCCTGGCCTCGGTGGAGAAATACTGCCCCAAGGACAACGAGTGGAGCTACGTGTGCTCCCTGAAGCGCAGGACGTGGGGCCACGCCGGGGCCACGGTGGGGGACAGGCTCTACATCTCGGGGGGTTACGGCATCTCCGTGGAGGACAAGAAAGCGCTGCACTGTTACGACCCCGCCGCCGATCAGTGGGAGTTTAAGACCCCCATGAACGAGCCCAGGGTGCTGCACGCCATGGTCAGCGCCAACGGCAGGATTTACGCCCTGGGAGGCCGCATGGACCACGTGGATCGGTGTTTCGACGTCCTGGCCGTGGAATATTACGTCCCCGAGACGGACCAGTGGACCACGGTGAGCCCGATGCGCGCGGGGCAGTCGGAGGCCGGCTGCTGcctcctggaaaaaaagattTACATCGTTGGGGGCTACAACTGGCACCTGAACAACGTCACCAGCATCGTGCAGGTCTACAACACCGAGACGGACGAGTGGGAGAGGGATTTGCACTTCCCAGAGTCTTTTGCTGGCATCGCCTGTGCCCCCGTTATCCTCCCGCAGGTGACGAGCCAGAGGTGACCCTGGGGGGCTGGTGGGACACAAAACAGCTCCAGAAagttcctcctgctgctggggagtcCTGCTGAGGTGATTCCACCAGCAGCACTTGTCAGACTGAACggattttccagctgggaaaagcttttctttcctctctctgggtttttggttgttgtttttttttttctgggggtGAGTTTTGCCGATTTCTCGTGTTTTTAACGGCCTCATGCACTGCAAATGTTGGCAGCTCAGGAGTCACTCAGCACTGGGGTCTTGTTTCCAAGAGATcaggtgggggtttttttatcaatagctccaaaaataaaaatccttgtGGGTCGCTTTGTTGGATttttagcaaacaaacaaagaaaaaaaaaaaaaaagccaaaaaaaaaaacccaaaccaaaagcTGTGTAACACACTGACCTCCAGAAGCAATAAAAGGACAGTGGGAGCCACAAGAGCTCAGGTGCTTGGGTTGGGAATGCAGATCCCTGTTTTTCAAAGGtgacttttccttttcttcccttcctgaAAAAGGGAATATTTATCCCTGCACACCTCTGGTCTTCACTGCTTGGATCATGCTGTAATTCCTCgtcccctccagctcctctAGTGCAGAAATTCTCCCTTAATTGGGGTTTGCAGCACTAAAGCCATGGTGAAAGCTTGATTATATATAAACAGGCGTGATTATTTGGGTTTAGAAGTGCCAAAAATTCGGCTGCCCTGGCAATAAGAGCTCTGCAGTCAGCGAAGCCAAGAGCTCCTGCAGATCCTGGGTCAGGATTTTCACCTTTCCCAGCACCTTCATCCCAACTCTTCCTCCGGTAAAGGAGGTGGGTGCTACTCCTTCAGCAGCTGGAAGATTTTCTTCCCTGCCTTGTGAATGAGCTCCTTGGCATCCCAAAATGATGGGAGCCCCACTGGaatgtggttgtttttttttgttgttgttgttgtggtggtATTTTAAATGAAGAGATCTCTTTAAGATGGCTCTGTCGTTTTTGTAAAACCTTCACTTGCACAGAACACTTCCTGAACTTTCTCCTCCAAGCCATTTTCCTTATTTAATCTGAGGAATGAATTGCAAAAAATCTCTGCTTTTATCAGGAATTCCGTTTCCAAGGGCTTTGTTTTGTATCTGTGTCAGCTTGATTTGGATGCACACGGCCTCCTTTTGTAGAGGAGCTGTTGCATCCCGCTGCAAAATAAATCCTGGGCTGCAACCTTTAGTGACAATTTGTAATGTTTGGTGTGCTGATGAATCCTTGAGAGCTCTGTGTAAAGCAGGAACTCCACACCtcagagatttttct
This window harbors:
- the KLHL26 gene encoding kelch-like protein 26 isoform X1, which translates into the protein MAESGGAEFGAERPSSMADKNSTLKCTFSAPGHSTTLLQGLASLRAQAQLLDVILTINNEVFQVHKVVLAACSDYFRAQLPIPAGAAPVGSVLVGDHGFIGVQNCSLPALAALPPPGARSCGLLLIPAASGIENLLQLLSIAAQRAVYASLMAMFTGGMREASQDVIELKGVSAKGLKHIIDFAYSAEVTLDLDCIQDVLGAAVFLQMVPVVELCEEFLKSAMSVETCLNIGQMATTFSLASLKESVDAFTFRHFLQISEEEDFLHLPLERLVFFLRSNKLKSCSEIELFRAAVRWLQFDPARRASASRVLCHIRFPLMKSSELVDSVQTLDIMVEDVLCRQYLLEAFNYQILPFRQHEMQSPRTAIRSDVLSLVTFGGTPYTDNDRTVSSKVFCLPDAGGRQFRELSEMEVGSSHSCVAVLDNFVYLVGGQQLQYRSGEGAVDVSYRYDPHLNRWLRIQAMQESRIQFQLNVLRGMVYATGGRNRSGSLASVEKYCPKDNEWSYVCSLKRRTWGHAGATVGDRLYISGGYGISVEDKKALHCYDPAADQWEFKTPMNEPRVLHAMVSANGRIYALGGRMDHVDRCFDVLAVEYYVPETDQWTTVSPMRAGQSEAGCCLLEKKIYIVGGYNWHLNNVTSIVQVYNTETDEWERDLHFPESFAGIACAPVILPQVTSQR
- the KLHL26 gene encoding kelch-like protein 26 isoform X2 yields the protein MADKNSTLKCTFSAPGHSTTLLQGLASLRAQAQLLDVILTINNEVFQVHKVVLAACSDYFRAMFTGGMREASQDVIELKGVSAKGLKHIIDFAYSAEVTLDLDCIQDVLGAAVFLQMVPVVELCEEFLKSAMSVETCLNIGQMATTFSLASLKESVDAFTFRHFLQISEEEDFLHLPLERLVFFLRSNKLKSCSEIELFRAAVRWLQFDPARRASASRVLCHIRFPLMKSSELVDSVQTLDIMVEDVLCRQYLLEAFNYQILPFRQHEMQSPRTAIRSDVLSLVTFGGTPYTDNDRTVSSKVFCLPDAGGRQFRELSEMEVGSSHSCVAVLDNFVYLVGGQQLQYRSGEGAVDVSYRYDPHLNRWLRIQAMQESRIQFQLNVLRGMVYATGGRNRSGSLASVEKYCPKDNEWSYVCSLKRRTWGHAGATVGDRLYISGGYGISVEDKKALHCYDPAADQWEFKTPMNEPRVLHAMVSANGRIYALGGRMDHVDRCFDVLAVEYYVPETDQWTTVSPMRAGQSEAGCCLLEKKIYIVGGYNWHLNNVTSIVQVYNTETDEWERDLHFPESFAGIACAPVILPQVTSQR